One genomic segment of Scomber japonicus isolate fScoJap1 chromosome 23, fScoJap1.pri, whole genome shotgun sequence includes these proteins:
- the LOC128385178 gene encoding late histone H2A.L3-like, whose protein sequence is MSGRGKGAGKVRAKAKTRSSRAGLQFPVGRVHRHLRKGNYAERVGAGAPVYLAAVLEYLTAEILELAGNAARDNKKTRIIPRHLQLAVRNDEELNKLLGGVTIAQGGVLPNIQAVLLPKKTEKPAKK, encoded by the coding sequence ATGTCTGGACGTGGTAAGGGTGCCGGAAAGGTCAGAGCCAAGGCGAAGACCCGCTCCTCCAGGGCCGGGCTCCAGTTCCCGGTCGGCCGTGTCCACAGGCATCTGAGGAAGGGAAACTATGCCGAGCGAGTCGGTGCCGGAGCTCCCGTCTACCTGGCGGCGGTGCTGGAGTACCTGACCGCTGAGATCCTGGAGCTGGCTGGAAACGCCGCCAGAGACAACAAGAAGACCAGGATCATCCCCCGTCACCTGCAGCTGGCTGTCCGCAACGACGAGGAGCTGAACAAGCTGCTGGGAGGAGTGACCATCGCTCAGGGAGGAGTGCTGCCCAACATCCAGGCGGTGCTGCTGCCCAAGAAGACCGAGAAACCCGCCAAGAAGTAA
- the LOC128385185 gene encoding histone H4, whose translation MSGRGKGGKGLGKGGAKRHRKVLRDNIQGITKPAIRRLARRGGVKRISGLIYEETRGVLKVFLENVIRDAVTYTEHAKRKTVTAMDVVYALKRQGRTLYGFGG comes from the coding sequence ATGAGCGGAAGAGGAAAAGGCGGGAAAGGACTCGGTAAAGGAGGCGCTAAGCGTCACCGGAAAGTCCTCCGTGATAACATCCAGGGAATCACCAAACCCGCCATCCGCCGTCTGGCTCGCCGCGGCGGAGTGAAGCGTATCTCCGGTCTGATCTACGAGGAGACCCGCGGTGTGCTGAAGGTCTTCCTGGAGAACGTGATCCGGGACGCCGTCACCTACACCGAGCACGCCAAGAGGAAGACCGTGACCGCCATGGACGTGGTGTACGCGCTGAAGAGGCAGGGCCGCACTCTGTACGGCTTCGGCGGCTaa
- the LOC128353145 gene encoding CCR4-NOT transcription complex subunit 2-like, whose product PADFHVPSEYLTNIHIRDKLAAIKLSRYGEDLLFYLYYMNGGDLLQLLAAVELFNRDWRYHKEERVWITRAPGMEPTLKTNAYERGTYYFFDCLNWRKVAKEFHLEYDKLEERPHVPSTFNYNPAQQAF is encoded by the exons cctgcaGACTTCCACGTCCCCTCAGAGTATTTAACCAACATCCACATAAGGGACAAG TTAGCAGCTATCAAGTTGTCTCGATACGGTGAAGATCTGCTGTTTTATCTTTACTATATGAACGGAGGAGACCTACTACAACTCCTGGCTGCAGTAGAACT cttTAACAGGGACTGGCGGTACCATAAAGAGGAGCGGGTTTGGATCACCCGGGCTCCCGGTATGGAGCCCACGCTGAAGACCAACGCCTACGAGAGAGGGACCTACTACTTCTTTGACTGCCTCAACTGGAGGAAGGTGGCCAAG GAGTTTCATCTGGAGTACGACAAACTAGAAGAGCGACCTCATGTTCCCTCCACCTTCAACTACAATCCTGCCCAGCAGGCCTTCTGA